The following DNA comes from Bacteroidota bacterium.
AATCGTGTGATTGAATCCAATAGAATCACCACATCGTTACCGGATTCGACCATCCGTTTTGCTTTTTCTAAAACAATGTTTGCAATTTTAACATGCTTATCAGCTGGTTCATCAAAAGTGGATGATATGACTTCGGCATTTACATTTCTTGCCATATCAGTAACTTCCTCAGGACGTTCATCAACCAAAAGAATAATCATGTATACCTCAGGATGATTTTTTGCAATGGCATTGGCTATTTCCTGCAATAATACTGTTTTTCCAGATTTTGGTTGAGAAACAATTAAACCACGTTGCCCTTTGCCAATTGGACTAAACAAGTCAATAATGCGAGTTGTTAACAGATTGGATTTTTCAGTGATATTGAATTTCTTATTTGGAAAAAGCGGAGTTAAATGCTCAAAAGGAATTCTATCTCTGATTTTATGAGGTTCCTGTCCATTCACACTTTCTAATCGAATTAATGCAAAATATTTTTCTCCTTCCTTTGGAGGACGAATACTGCCCTTTATAGTATCACCTGTCTTTAAGCTGAAAAGTTTTATTTGAGATGGCGACACATAAATGTCATCTGGAGAAGACATATAATCAAAATCTGGTGACCGAAGAAATCCATATCCTTCTTGTAGTATTTCAAGTACACCGTCATTATGAATCACACCTTCCAGATTAAATCCATTTTGAGGAGGTTTTTGCCAAACTTTAGCACGGCCTCTGTTTGGACGATCATCTTGCCCTTTCGGTTCATGCTGGATTTTTTTTGGTTCCTCTTTCTTGATTATCTCTTTGGCAGGTTTAGGCTCTCTGGTTTGCGCAGCTTCTTCCTTTACAAATGAATTAATGAGTTCCTCTTTTGAAGGTTCTTCATTTTTACCTTCTGTCTTTTGAACCTCTTTGGTTTCAGGTTCAACAGCTTTCTTTTCATCTTTTGTTTCAGCACCCGTTTTCTTGGCCAGAATCTTTTCAATCAATTCTTCCTTCTTCATTCGGGTATAATAGGTTACACCTACTTCTTTTGCAATTTCGTTAAGATCAGCTTTCTTAAGGAAATTAAGTTGCTCAATTGTATACATTAATAATTAATTAGATAATTTTCAATTACTTAAATGAGGTATGTATTCTTGTTGTGATTTATTTCGAATATATATTGGGAAATTGCAGGGCAATCGAATACTTTAATATTCTATGCAAATATAACACATTTTACTATTAGGTTACAAATTTGTTGAAAGCTTACTAATTTACACAACCACAAACTTTGCATAGAATTTGCAAAACTGGCAAAAAAAAGAAATGAGTTTCTACATAATACTGTTGATAATAGTCATGGTTCCAAGTTGGATCGTTAGTTCAAGATTCAAGTCTAAGATAAAGAAATACAGTAAATTAGAGCTGTATAAAGGTTTGAGTGGTAGAGAAATAGCTAATCAAATGTTGGCTGATCACGGAATTTATGATGTGCAAATAAAAGTGGCTGCAGGTATATTGTCTGATCACTATAATCCACAAACAAAAACAATTAGCCTGAGTAAACAAGTTTATAATGGGAGAAGTGTTGCATCTGCTGCTATTGCTGCTCATGAATGTGGACATGCTGTACAACATGCAACTTCCTATAGTTTTCTGCGGTTTCGATCAGCTTTAGTTCCCATTGTTAGTTTCAGCTCAAGAATAATTACATGGGTCATTTTGGCAGGGATCCTTGTTGTTAACACTTTTCCTCAATTGATGCTGGCAGGTATTGTTTTATTTGCATTGTCAACTTTATTTAGCTTTATAACTCTTCCAGTTGAATTTGATGCAAGCAGTCGAGCACGTTTATGGCTTCAAACGGCTAATATAACAACGAACAATGAACAAATAGCTGTGAAAGATGGACTGAAGTGGGCTGCTATGACTTATGTGGTTGCTGCTATTGGTTCTCTTGCAACTCTTGTGTATTATCTTATGATATTTTTAGGTAACAGAGATTAATTATTCAGGCTGGATCAGTTGCAAGCTATTTAAACTATCATTCACGATTTCATAAACTGCTTGAAGAATATTGGGATTATCCAAATAGAAATTCATACTAAAGTCAAATTCGTCTTTTGTAATATGATGTTTTCTGAAAATATCGAAATAATAATTACTCAGATAATAATCAAATGAATCTCTTTCAAGTCGTGAAAAAGAAACTCCAGCTTCAGCCAAATGAATATCAATTAAAATTCCAACCATATCTTTTTCAGGAATTACATCATCCGGAATTTTTTCATTCTTTTTGCCTCCACAGGAAATTATGAATAGTAATGAAAAAATCAACAGGTAATTATTTAATTTACTCATGACACGAAAAATTAGCTATTTCCAGTTTTAATGTGCAAAATAAAGAAGAACTTTGCAACTGAAGTGTTGCACAAATTTAAATCGCTACTAATGATTAATCAGGATAATTTATTGAATATTAAATCAGAATTAGGCGAAGCCGTAAAACTAATTGCTGTTTCGAAACGTCAACCTGATGAAAAAGTGGCATCCATACTTGAACTTGGCCATAATATATTAGGTGAAAACTATGTGCAAGCACTTTGTGACCGATACGAAAAGTTTAAAGAACACCCAATTGAATGGCATATGATTGGTCATTTGCAAAGCAATAAAGTAAAGTATATTGCCCCTTTTATCGATTTAATACATGCTGTTGACAGTTTCAGTTTATTGCAAACTATCCATAAAGAAGGATTGAAAAATAATAGAGTTATCAATTGTTTATTGCAGGTTCATATTGCCGAAGAGGATAGTAAATTTGGTTTTGATGAAAGTGAAATTGAAGAGCTCTTGGGAAACCCATTAATTGCTGATTTTACCCATGCACGCATTATTGGCTTAATGGGCATGGCTACTTTTACGCCTGATGAAAATCAGGTTAGAGATGAGTTCAATTACTTAAAAGCTGTTTTTGAAAAGTTAAAAGCTCAATTCTTTACAGGGCAAGCTGAATTTAAAGAATTGTCAATGGGCATGTCTGACGATTATAAAATTGCCATCGAAGAAGGCAGCACCATGGTGCGAATTGGAACTTCCATATTTGGAGAAAGAATTTCAAATTCCTATTAAATTTCATTCAATTATTTTAGCATACTGTCAAAATTTCATTCTTTTTTGGCGGCAGGGTATTTGCCAAAAGCGTTCATGGCAGGCAGAATACCTGCTGAATTAAAAAAAGAAAAAAAAGAACAATGAAGAAAGGAAATCTTAATGTAGATACAAAAGACATTTTCCCAATAATCAAGAAATTTCTGTACACAGATCATGAAATATTCCTTAGGGAACTTATTTCAAATGCTACTGATGCCATGCGCAAAATTCAGGTAATGGCAGCTAAAGGAGATTACACAGGTGAATTGGGTAAACTTCAGATTGAGGTAAAAGTTGACAATAAAAAGAAAACCTTAACAATTTCGGACAATGGAATTGGTATGACCGAGAAGGAAGTTGAGCAATATATCAATCAGATTGCATTTTCAAGTGCCGAGGAGTTTGTGAAGAAGTATGAAAGTTCAGATGAAAAAAACCTGATAATCGGACATTTTGGACTTGGCTTTTATTCTGCATTTATGGTTGCGAACAAAGTTGAGTTTCAAACCAAATCTTACTTAAGCGATGCAGAAGCAGTTAAATGGGAATGCGAAGGAAGTGTTGATTATAAAACAACAGTTTCTAAAAAGAAAACAAGAGGTACAATTATTACCCTGCACATTGCAGAAGATTCGGAAGAGTTTTTGGAGGAAAG
Coding sequences within:
- the rho gene encoding transcription termination factor Rho; this translates as MYTIEQLNFLKKADLNEIAKEVGVTYYTRMKKEELIEKILAKKTGAETKDEKKAVEPETKEVQKTEGKNEEPSKEELINSFVKEEAAQTREPKPAKEIIKKEEPKKIQHEPKGQDDRPNRGRAKVWQKPPQNGFNLEGVIHNDGVLEILQEGYGFLRSPDFDYMSSPDDIYVSPSQIKLFSLKTGDTIKGSIRPPKEGEKYFALIRLESVNGQEPHKIRDRIPFEHLTPLFPNKKFNITEKSNLLTTRIIDLFSPIGKGQRGLIVSQPKSGKTVLLQEIANAIAKNHPEVYMIILLVDERPEEVTDMARNVNAEVISSTFDEPADKHVKIANIVLEKAKRMVESGNDVVILLDSITRLARAYNTVSPASGKVLTGGVDSNALHKPKRFFGAARNVEGGGSLTILATALIDTGSRMDEVIFEEFKGTGNMELQLDRRLANKRIYPAIDVPSSSTRREELIIDKALLQRIWILRKYLSDMNPEEAMLFLQDRMKNTRSNEEFLVAMNS
- a CDS encoding zinc metallopeptidase, whose product is MSFYIILLIIVMVPSWIVSSRFKSKIKKYSKLELYKGLSGREIANQMLADHGIYDVQIKVAAGILSDHYNPQTKTISLSKQVYNGRSVASAAIAAHECGHAVQHATSYSFLRFRSALVPIVSFSSRIITWVILAGILVVNTFPQLMLAGIVLFALSTLFSFITLPVEFDASSRARLWLQTANITTNNEQIAVKDGLKWAAMTYVVAAIGSLATLVYYLMIFLGNRD
- a CDS encoding DUF4296 domain-containing protein — encoded protein: MSKLNNYLLIFSLLFIISCGGKKNEKIPDDVIPEKDMVGILIDIHLAEAGVSFSRLERDSFDYYLSNYYFDIFRKHHITKDEFDFSMNFYLDNPNILQAVYEIVNDSLNSLQLIQPE
- a CDS encoding YggS family pyridoxal phosphate-dependent enzyme, which encodes MINQDNLLNIKSELGEAVKLIAVSKRQPDEKVASILELGHNILGENYVQALCDRYEKFKEHPIEWHMIGHLQSNKVKYIAPFIDLIHAVDSFSLLQTIHKEGLKNNRVINCLLQVHIAEEDSKFGFDESEIEELLGNPLIADFTHARIIGLMGMATFTPDENQVRDEFNYLKAVFEKLKAQFFTGQAEFKELSMGMSDDYKIAIEEGSTMVRIGTSIFGERISNSY